DNA from Saccharomyces cerevisiae S288c mitochondrion, complete genome:
GATTTATATTAATAATAAATATAAATAATAAAAAATATATATAATATAATATAATAAATATATTTCCTTTAATATTAATAAATTAATAATAATAATAATAATAATAATAAAATATTTAAATAAATTATATTCAATACAAATTAATTATTTATATTATTAATAATTGAATAAATAATCCGGTCGAAAGAGATATTAATTCGATTATATTATTTATTTAATTATATTTAATTTAAATATATAAATTAATATATATATATTGAATTATATATAAATTTATTTTATAATTTTATAAATAATATATTATTATAAATATTTAATATAATTTATATTATTATTAAATAAAAGATTTATTAAATTAATATTATTATTTAATTTTATTATATAGTTTAAGGGATAATATTTTATTAATATTTTTTTTATTTATTTATTTAATTATATTATATATATAATATATATATAACAATAAATTTATGACACATTTAGAAAGAAGTAGACATCAACAACATCCATTTCATATGGTTATGCCTTCACCATGACCTATTGTAGTATCATTTGCATTATTATCATTAGCATTATCACTAGCATTAACAATGCATGGTTATATTGGTAATATGAATATGGTATATTTAGCATTATTTGTATTATTAACAAGTTCTATTTTATGATTTAGAGATATTGTAGCTGAAGCTACATATTTAGGTGATCATACTATAGCAGTAAGAAAAGGTATTAATTTAGGTTTCTTAATGTTTGTATTATCTGAAGTATTAATCTTTGCTGGTTTATTCTGAGCTTATTTCCATTCAGCTATGAGTCCTGATGTACTATTAGGTGCATGTTGACCACCCGTAGGTATTGAAGCTGTACAACCTACCGAATTACCTTTATTAAATACTATTATCTTATTATCTTCTGGTGCTACTGTAACTTATAGTCATCATGCCTTAATCGCAGGTAATAGAAATAAAGCCTTATCAGGTTTATTAATTACATTCTGATTAATTGTTATTTTTGTTACTTGTCAATATATTGAATATACTAATGCTGCATTCACTATCTCTGATGGTGTTTATGGTTCAGTATTCTATGCTGGTACAGGATTACATTTCTTACATATGGTAATGTTAGCAGCTATGTTAGGTGTTAATTATTGAAGAATGAGAAATTATCATTTAACAGCTGGACATCATGTTGGATATGAAACAACTATTATTTATCTACATGTTTTAGATGTTATCTGATTATTTTTATACGTAGTCTTCTACTGATGAGGAGTCTAAGGCTATAGAATTATATATCTAAATGATTAATATATATATTATTAATAATTAACAATAATTAATATATTATAATTTATATATATATATTTTATATTATTATAATAATATTCTTACAAATATAATTATTATATATTATTCCTTCAAAACTCCTAACGGGGTTCCCGCGAAGCGGGAACTAATAATAATATAATCATTATACTCTTTTTTCATTTACCTTTTATAAAGATAATTAATAAATTTATTTAATATTTATAAAAAAAAAAATATAATATTAATATAATATAATATAATAATGTAATTATTTATATTTTTATATTCCTTCGAGGTCACCGCCTCACCTCCAGCGGGACTTTTTTAATATGATATAATATAATATAAATATTATTAATTTAACTAATATATAAATTCATATATATATATATATTATTAATATTATTTTATAAAAAATATTTTTTATTTGATTATTATTAAATATTATATAGTTCCGGGGCCCGGCCACGGGAGCCGGAACCCCGAAAGGAGAAATATTAATATATTATAAATATACTATTTATGTAATTATTTTTTGAAGTGAGCACCTATTTTATATATATTTTATATATATTTTATTATATTTTATTAAAAATAGGTGTGAACCTCCATGAGAGAGGAATGAATACCTATTTTATAAAGTATATTTTATATTCTATATATTATAAATATGAACCAAAAAAAGGAGTTTAAAATTTAATTAAATTTAATTAATTGAATTTCTTTATTATTATTATCATAATTATTAAACCCTTTATTAATATAATAATATATTATTTATTATCAAAATACCTACCCTTTTTATAATTTATATCTTTAATAATATAATTAAATATAAAATGTTTATTAAATATTATATAAAAATAAAAATAAAAATATATATATATATATAAATGATAAATAATAAGGAATTCACACTTATATAAATTTAAATATAAAGTCCCAAAAGAAGTATTCATTAAATAAATTATCATTAATTAATTATAATAAACTTATTTAATATTATTAAAGATTAATTTATAATAATAATTATTATTATTATTATTAATATTAATAAAATATATAAATAATTAAATAGTTCATATATTAAAAAGAATTAGAATTAAACTTTAATAAGTGTATTTAATATATAGAATATTAATAGAATATTTATTCTATTTATATATATATTTATATATATATATATTAAATAATATTATTTATATTATATTTTATATATATATTATTAATATAAAAAGTATATTATATGTATTATATATATTATATATTATATATTTAATAATATATTACTCCTTTGGGGTGGGTCCGCCCCACGGGGCGGGCCGGACTATTATAATTAATAATTTTATAAAGTTCCGGGGCCCGGCCACGGGAGCCGGAACCCCGAAAGGAGAATAAATAATTATATATCTTCTTCTTAATTAAATTAAATTAAATTAAATTAAATTAAATTAAATTAAATTAAAAAGGGGTTCGGTCCCCCTCCCTAACGGGAGGGGGTCCCTCACTCATTCAAACTATAATTTAATATATTATGATATTATTTATAATTTATAATATAATGTATAATATTATATTATAAATATTATATAAAAATAAAATGATATATATAATAATAATAATAATAATAATAAAAAAATAGAAAAGAATAATTTTTATTATTTTAGTATATATAAGAATTTAATAAGTTATATTATTGCGGACACCGTTACGCGGAGTGGGGACTATTATATTTTACCTATATATATTAATATTATTATAATTTCCTTCTTTAAAAGAAAAAAGGAATTCGAGAACTTATTATTATATTAATATATTAATAATAAATAATAATAAATAATAAAAAAGTAAATAATTATAAATTATATAAAAATATAATTTTATTATTAAGAAAGGAGTTTAAATATAAAATATAATATTATCATTAAGTTCTAATAAAGGTATATAATGAAGATCTATTAGAACCTAAAAAGAATATTAATATATCTATTATAAAATAATAATAATAAATATAAATATAAAAATAAATTGTAATATTTATAAATAATAATAAAAAATAAATAAGGAATATATTAATTATTAATAATAAATAAATTATATTAAAATATAATATTATTATTAAATTAAAGAATTATATTAAATATATTTATTAAAATTTTATAAATAAGTTAATATTTTATTAAATAATATTTATAAATAATAAAAAAAAATAAGTATATAATTATTAATATATTAATTTATTATGTTATATATTTATATATTTCAAATATATAAGTAATAGGGGGAGGGGGTGGGTGATAATAACCAGAATATTAAATAAATACAGAGCACACATTTGTTAATATTTAATAATATAATCAATAAATATATTATAATAATATAATATAATTAATAATAGATATAAAGTATAAACAATATAATAAATTATATAAAATAAATATAAATTAAAAATAATAACCAAATAATTAATATAATAAATGATAAACAAGAAGATATCCGGGTCCCAATAATAATTATTATTGAAAATAATAATTGGGACCCCCACAATAGAATAAAAAATAAAAAGAATTAATAATATATAAATAATATAAAATATATTATATATATATATAATATATATATATATATAATAAAAAAAAATATATAATATAATATATATATATAAAATAATAAATTATATATATATATATAAAATAATAAAAAATAATAATCATATGAATTTTATAAATATAATTATTATTAATAATAATAATAATAATAATAAAGTCCGGTCCGCCCCGCGGAGGGGGCGGACCCCCGAAGGAGTGCGGGACCCCGTGGGAACCGCATCCCTTTTTATTCTTAATTAAGAAGGAGATAATAATTTATAAAAATTAATATTTATTTTATGTAATATTAATATTAATATTAATATAATATAATATAATATAATACGGATTAAATATTACCAGTTGTTCACAGGTAATATAAAATCCTATTGTTTCACCTATTATTAATTAATAGTTCCGGGGCCCGGCCACGGGAGCCGGAACCCCGAAAGGAGAATAAGTA
Protein-coding regions in this window:
- the COX3 gene encoding cytochrome c oxidase subunit 3 (Subunit III of cytochrome c oxidase (Complex IV); Complex IV is the terminal member of the mitochondrial inner membrane electron transport chain; one of three mitochondrially-encoded subunits) translates to MTHLERSRHQQHPFHMVMPSPWPIVVSFALLSLALSTALTMHGYIGNMNMVYLALFVLLTSSILWFRDIVAEATYLGDHTMAVRKGINLGFLMFVLSEVLIFAGLFWAYFHSAMSPDVTLGACWPPVGIEAVQPTELPLLNTIILLSSGATVTYSHHALIAGNRNKALSGLLITFWLIVIFVTCQYIEYTNAAFTISDGVYGSVFYAGTGLHFLHMVMLAAMLGVNYWRMRNYHLTAGHHVGYETTIIYTHVLDVIWLFLYVVFYWWGV